A genomic stretch from Flavobacterium humidisoli includes:
- a CDS encoding Cof-type HAD-IIB family hydrolase has translation MTKLKNIKVVVSDLDGTLLNPQHRISDYTKSIFQELHNQNYLIVVATGRHHLDAMAIIETLEVPVYLVSSNGARIHSPNKEELFAFNLDSDVVKAALNVEIDPAITVVLFKENVWQTNKWNERLNSFQAELKYRPELVDYKNLEDFGAIKIFFSCDDHEKLVKLKDAVLANSSEHLHHAFSLPTCLEFMDKSIDKAVAIEQVLEKEGYTLDQAVSFGDGFNDVQMLSASGKGLIMGNAPAILKETLPDLEVIKTNAEDGVARYIASKILDKELASS, from the coding sequence ATGACAAAACTTAAAAATATAAAAGTTGTGGTAAGTGACCTTGATGGAACTTTACTCAACCCTCAACACAGAATTTCAGATTACACTAAATCAATTTTTCAAGAACTGCACAATCAAAATTATCTTATAGTTGTAGCGACTGGCCGTCATCACCTTGATGCAATGGCGATTATTGAAACACTTGAAGTTCCGGTTTATTTAGTGAGTTCAAACGGAGCTAGAATTCATTCGCCTAATAAAGAAGAGCTTTTTGCTTTTAACCTTGATAGCGATGTGGTTAAAGCCGCATTGAATGTTGAAATTGATCCTGCAATTACAGTAGTTTTATTTAAAGAAAATGTTTGGCAGACCAACAAATGGAACGAAAGATTGAATTCTTTTCAAGCCGAATTAAAATACCGTCCGGAATTAGTAGATTATAAAAATCTTGAAGATTTTGGAGCGATTAAAATTTTCTTTTCATGCGACGATCATGAAAAATTAGTAAAATTAAAAGATGCTGTTTTGGCCAATTCTTCAGAACATTTGCACCACGCTTTTAGTTTGCCAACCTGTTTAGAATTTATGGATAAATCTATAGATAAAGCAGTTGCAATAGAACAAGTATTAGAAAAAGAAGGTTACACTTTAGATCAAGCAGTTTCTTTTGGAGACGGATTTAATGATGTGCAAATGTTATCGGCATCTGGAAAAGGTTTAATTATGGGGAATGCTCCAGCAATTTTAAAAGAAACTTTACCAGATTTAGAAGTTATTAAAACCAATGCAGAAGATGGTGTGGCAAGATATATTGCTTCAAAAATATTAGATAAAGAATTAGCTTCAAGTTAA
- a CDS encoding glycoside hydrolase family 26 protein produces MELITKKNALLFVCFTAGHFLFAQIDKNATKETKNLYQNLKTISQKHILFGHQHALEYGHGWSNEPNRSDVKSVTGSHPAVVGIDFSDFSGRSKDQIEKAKELLRKNVIDTYERGGITTVSWHFNNPASEGGFYWKDGISIASMSLIKPGGSHHEEYKEILKTIADFANSVKAKDGKLSPMIFRPFHEFDGDWFWWGKPHTSREDFIAVWQFTVSYLKDTLGVHNFIYAFSPDNKFNSEVEYLERYPGDEFVDMLGMDDYGDFGRDGKYDLDAGLKKLKIFSDLAIKKKKLGAFTETGLESIPNEKWWTEVLLKTLKSENLQLAYVLVWRNDVTSPTHYYAPFPGQVSEKDFRKFYKDPFTLFEKDLKNIYSKKFKI; encoded by the coding sequence ATGGAATTGATAACGAAAAAAAATGCCCTGCTATTTGTATGTTTTACAGCAGGGCATTTTCTTTTTGCGCAGATTGATAAAAATGCGACAAAAGAAACTAAAAACTTATATCAGAATCTTAAAACTATTTCCCAAAAGCATATTCTTTTCGGGCATCAGCACGCGCTTGAATATGGACATGGATGGAGTAATGAGCCTAATCGTTCAGATGTAAAATCGGTTACGGGTTCCCATCCCGCTGTTGTTGGGATTGATTTTAGCGATTTTTCAGGTCGTTCCAAAGACCAAATTGAAAAAGCTAAAGAGTTATTACGAAAAAATGTAATCGATACTTATGAAAGAGGCGGAATTACAACTGTTTCTTGGCATTTTAATAATCCAGCTTCTGAGGGGGGATTTTATTGGAAAGACGGAATATCAATTGCTTCCATGTCTTTGATAAAGCCTGGAGGTTCTCATCACGAGGAATACAAAGAGATTTTAAAAACTATTGCCGATTTTGCAAATTCTGTTAAAGCAAAAGACGGAAAACTTTCTCCAATGATTTTTAGACCCTTTCATGAATTTGATGGTGATTGGTTTTGGTGGGGAAAACCGCATACTTCTCGAGAAGATTTTATTGCGGTTTGGCAGTTTACGGTTTCTTATTTAAAAGATACTTTAGGGGTTCATAATTTTATTTATGCTTTTTCTCCTGATAATAAATTTAATTCTGAAGTAGAATATTTAGAGCGTTATCCAGGTGATGAATTTGTTGATATGCTTGGTATGGATGATTACGGAGATTTTGGAAGAGATGGTAAATACGATTTAGATGCTGGGCTAAAAAAACTTAAAATATTCTCTGATTTGGCTATAAAAAAGAAAAAATTAGGTGCATTTACAGAAACTGGACTAGAGTCAATTCCTAATGAAAAGTGGTGGACCGAAGTTTTACTGAAGACTTTAAAATCCGAAAATCTGCAATTGGCTTATGTTTTAGTCTGGCGAAATGATGTTACAAGTCCAACTCATTATTATGCGCCGTTTCCAGGACAAGTAAGCGAGAAAGACTTTAGAAAATTCTATAAAGATCCTTTTACTTTATTTGAAAAGGATTTGAAGAACATTTACAGCAAGAAATTTAAGATTTAG
- a CDS encoding ankyrin repeat domain-containing protein — translation MKKSVVILGFLFLFGNVSIASNSASAIKNQIELSVYGKSPLHLAISKGDIEAVKKFVLYGTNVNKMENNMTPLMVAARFNHCDILKLLLANGADSSIENSHGLTALHYAEYAKSADSVAILKTLKENRKNSK, via the coding sequence ATGAAAAAATCAGTAGTTATTTTAGGATTTCTTTTCCTTTTTGGAAATGTTTCAATTGCATCAAATTCTGCATCTGCAATTAAAAATCAAATAGAACTTTCAGTTTATGGAAAATCTCCTTTGCATCTTGCCATTAGCAAAGGCGATATTGAGGCCGTTAAGAAATTTGTTCTGTATGGCACCAATGTAAATAAAATGGAAAACAATATGACGCCATTAATGGTTGCTGCAAGGTTTAACCATTGTGACATTCTTAAATTATTACTTGCCAATGGAGCAGATTCCTCAATCGAAAATTCACATGGATTAACCGCTTTGCATTATGCCGAATATGCAAAATCAGCAGACTCAGTTGCTATTTTGAAGACGCTAAAAGAGAATCGTAAGAATAGTAAATAG
- a CDS encoding DUF1801 domain-containing protein, protein MKQLDDFYLNQKEPIKGIFLALKEIILKQDLDITNTLKYGMPFFSYKGKMFCYLWIHKKIKQPYIGIVEGKYFDEPFLIQENRSRMKIMMFDVNEDLPLNQIEAIIQKALNLYKTGIVKI, encoded by the coding sequence ATGAAACAACTAGATGACTTCTACCTAAATCAAAAAGAACCTATAAAAGGAATATTTTTGGCATTAAAAGAAATCATCTTAAAACAAGACCTTGACATTACGAATACGTTAAAATACGGAATGCCGTTTTTCTCTTATAAAGGAAAAATGTTCTGCTATTTATGGATTCATAAAAAAATCAAACAACCTTATATCGGAATTGTAGAAGGAAAATATTTTGACGAACCATTTCTAATTCAGGAAAATCGTTCGAGAATGAAAATTATGATGTTTGATGTTAATGAAGATTTGCCTTTGAATCAAATTGAAGCGATAATTCAAAAAGCACTAAATTTATATAAAACAGGAATTGTTAAAATTTAA
- a CDS encoding SRPBCC family protein — translation MIFIKRLLIILILFISIVLIAAYFMPKEYSVEREITINKPADSIFKYVRSLKNQNEFSVWANRDPKIRIAYKGTDGAVGSVSSWESNVKEVGVGEQEITKITENRRLDFALRFKKPMEDTAVGFMSTEPVLGNQTKVRWGISGVIPYPTNIMLPMLKLDQMIGNDLQKGLENLKEKME, via the coding sequence ATGATTTTCATTAAAAGATTACTAATTATTTTAATTTTATTTATTTCGATTGTTTTAATTGCTGCCTACTTTATGCCGAAGGAATATTCAGTTGAAAGAGAAATTACGATCAACAAACCTGCTGATAGTATTTTTAAATATGTCAGATCCTTAAAAAACCAAAATGAGTTTAGTGTTTGGGCGAATAGGGACCCAAAAATAAGGATTGCATATAAAGGTACTGATGGCGCAGTAGGCTCTGTATCTTCTTGGGAAAGTAATGTAAAAGAAGTTGGAGTTGGCGAACAAGAGATCACCAAAATAACAGAAAATAGACGTCTGGATTTTGCTCTTCGTTTTAAAAAGCCTATGGAAGATACTGCAGTTGGATTTATGTCTACTGAACCGGTTTTGGGAAATCAGACAAAAGTACGATGGGGAATCAGCGGTGTAATTCCTTATCCAACAAATATTATGCTTCCGATGCTAAAATTGGACCAAATGATTGGAAATGATCTGCAAAAAGGTCTAGAAAATTTAAAAGAGAAAATGGAATAA
- a CDS encoding ankyrin repeat domain-containing protein — MKKSVIYLGLALVTFGNVAMASNGVSTVKNPIERTGYTANPLNVAISKGDIETVKKFIEYGADVNLISEDLTPLMTAARYNKFEIIKVLLANGAKASAKNENGFTALKYAELSNASESIAILKDLK; from the coding sequence ATGAAAAAATCAGTTATTTATTTAGGACTAGCCTTGGTAACATTTGGAAATGTAGCAATGGCTTCAAACGGAGTTTCAACTGTTAAAAATCCAATTGAACGTACAGGTTATACAGCAAACCCTTTAAATGTTGCTATTAGCAAAGGAGATATTGAAACAGTTAAGAAATTTATTGAGTATGGAGCAGATGTAAATTTAATCTCAGAAGATCTTACTCCATTAATGACAGCTGCACGTTACAACAAATTTGAAATCATTAAAGTTTTATTGGCAAATGGCGCAAAAGCTAGTGCAAAAAATGAAAATGGATTTACTGCATTGAAATATGCAGAATTATCAAATGCTTCAGAATCTATTGCAATTTTGAAAGATTTGAAATAA
- a CDS encoding efflux RND transporter permease subunit — protein MNKFIKNIIAFSLKNKAFTFFWVGLLAVAGFISFKNMPIDAFPDVTNTQIIIITQWNGKSAEEVERFVTSPIEIAMNSVQKKTSVRSITMFGLSVIKIIFDDGVDDTFARFQVNNLLKNVSLPDDVEPDVQPPYGPTGEIFRYIVKSNSRDSRELLTYQNWVIDKQLRSLPGVADLNVFGGQTKTYEVGVDPIKLAKYNITPLQVYNAVNAGNLNVGGDVIEKNGQAFVVRGVGLLKSKADIGNIIVDDAGGNPILVKNLAEVYESSMPRVGQTGLGDNDDAVEGIVVMRKGENPQETLALIKAKIKDLNDNVLPKDIKIETFYDRDNLMNFTTETVMHNLFEGIILVTVVVFLFMADWRTTFTVSIVIPLSLLFAFLCLKMMGMSANLLSLGAVDFGIIIDGAVVMVEGLFVVLDHRAHQLGMEKFNKIAKGSLIKRTGTEMGKAIFFSKLIIITALLPIFSFQKVEGKMFSPLAFTLGFALLGALIFTLTLVPVLSHILLNKNVKEKHNPFVNFWDRNVSKGFAWTFKHKIKTLIASTALLVGVFFSAGFLGTEFLPQLNEGALWVTAELPMSTSLPESVKTATIIRKDLESFPEVKKVLSQTGRSNDGTDPNGFGFIQLQVDLIPQKECKRKISMDELINEMDEKLKVHQGITYNYSQPVIDNVAESVAGFKASNAVKIYGDDLNKLDQLANEVLAQIKNIPGIKDAGILRNVGQPEISVILDREKMAAYGVTLSDAQAVLELAFGGKTATEKYEDEKKFDVRVRFSKEYRKDEKDLEEIKVPTISGIKIPLKEICDIKTITGPAFIYRDNTKRFIGVKFSVRDRDLGSTIAEAQSKVNKLKLPAGYTTGWTGEFENQVRASARLAQVVPISLIGIFVLLFILFGNFKDSLLVLANVPFAIIGGIIALHITGMNFGISAGVGFIALLGICIQNGVILISEFHHNLKAKFSLEESIYRGVKARTRAVVMTALMASIGLMPAAISTGIGSESQKPLAIVIIGGLMTATVLTLLVFPILFWVFNRKKDVPIE, from the coding sequence ATGAACAAATTCATAAAAAACATTATTGCTTTCTCTTTAAAGAATAAAGCATTTACTTTCTTTTGGGTAGGATTATTGGCTGTTGCTGGATTTATTTCATTCAAAAATATGCCTATCGACGCTTTCCCCGACGTTACTAATACACAGATTATCATCATCACGCAGTGGAATGGAAAAAGTGCTGAAGAGGTAGAACGTTTTGTAACCTCTCCAATTGAAATTGCGATGAACTCTGTTCAAAAGAAAACAAGCGTTCGAAGCATTACAATGTTTGGTTTATCGGTTATAAAAATTATTTTTGATGATGGCGTTGATGATACCTTTGCTCGTTTTCAAGTAAACAATTTATTAAAGAATGTTTCACTTCCAGATGATGTAGAACCAGACGTACAGCCTCCTTATGGCCCAACAGGAGAAATTTTTAGATATATTGTAAAAAGCAACAGCAGAGATAGTAGAGAATTATTGACTTACCAAAACTGGGTAATTGACAAACAGCTTCGTTCTCTTCCTGGTGTTGCCGATCTAAACGTATTTGGTGGACAAACTAAAACATACGAAGTTGGAGTTGATCCAATTAAACTAGCCAAATATAATATTACGCCACTACAAGTTTATAATGCCGTAAATGCAGGAAACTTAAACGTCGGGGGTGATGTTATTGAGAAAAACGGACAAGCTTTTGTTGTTCGCGGTGTTGGTTTATTAAAATCAAAGGCAGATATTGGAAATATTATTGTTGATGATGCTGGCGGAAATCCAATTTTGGTTAAAAATCTAGCAGAAGTTTACGAAAGTTCCATGCCAAGAGTTGGTCAGACAGGTCTTGGAGATAATGACGATGCCGTTGAAGGAATTGTAGTGATGCGTAAAGGTGAAAACCCTCAAGAAACACTTGCCCTTATAAAAGCAAAAATTAAAGATCTCAATGATAATGTTTTGCCTAAAGATATTAAAATTGAAACTTTCTACGATCGTGATAATCTAATGAATTTTACGACCGAAACAGTAATGCACAACTTATTTGAAGGTATTATTCTGGTTACTGTTGTGGTATTTCTGTTTATGGCAGACTGGAGAACTACTTTTACAGTTTCTATCGTAATTCCGCTTTCTTTATTATTTGCTTTTTTATGTCTTAAAATGATGGGAATGAGCGCCAACTTATTAAGTTTAGGTGCCGTCGATTTCGGAATTATCATTGATGGAGCCGTTGTAATGGTCGAAGGCTTGTTTGTAGTTTTAGATCATCGAGCGCATCAATTAGGAATGGAGAAATTTAATAAAATTGCAAAAGGAAGCTTGATCAAAAGAACAGGAACTGAAATGGGTAAAGCCATTTTCTTTTCAAAGCTAATCATTATCACGGCTTTGCTTCCCATCTTCTCGTTTCAAAAAGTAGAAGGAAAAATGTTCTCTCCTCTAGCCTTTACATTAGGCTTTGCATTGTTGGGAGCACTTATATTTACTTTAACGCTAGTACCTGTTCTTTCGCATATTTTATTGAATAAAAATGTAAAAGAAAAACACAACCCGTTTGTTAATTTTTGGGATCGAAATGTTTCTAAAGGTTTTGCATGGACATTCAAGCATAAAATAAAAACTCTAATTGCTTCTACGGCGCTACTAGTTGGTGTTTTCTTTTCGGCAGGCTTTTTAGGAACAGAATTTTTACCTCAGTTAAATGAAGGCGCATTATGGGTTACTGCTGAATTGCCAATGAGCACTTCTCTTCCTGAAAGTGTTAAAACAGCCACAATAATTAGAAAAGACTTAGAAAGTTTTCCAGAGGTAAAAAAAGTATTATCACAAACTGGGCGAAGTAATGACGGAACCGATCCAAATGGTTTTGGGTTTATTCAGTTGCAAGTGGACTTAATTCCGCAAAAAGAATGTAAACGTAAAATCTCTATGGACGAATTGATTAATGAAATGGATGAAAAATTAAAAGTTCACCAAGGGATAACCTATAATTACTCACAACCTGTAATTGATAACGTTGCCGAATCGGTAGCTGGATTTAAAGCTTCAAATGCGGTTAAGATTTATGGTGATGATTTGAACAAATTGGATCAGCTCGCTAATGAAGTTTTGGCACAGATTAAAAATATTCCAGGTATTAAAGATGCTGGTATTTTAAGAAATGTTGGTCAGCCAGAAATAAGCGTTATTCTTGATAGAGAAAAAATGGCTGCTTACGGAGTAACTTTAAGTGATGCTCAAGCGGTTCTAGAATTAGCTTTTGGAGGAAAAACAGCAACTGAAAAATACGAAGATGAGAAAAAATTTGACGTTCGCGTTCGTTTTTCAAAAGAATATAGAAAAGATGAAAAAGATCTTGAAGAAATTAAAGTTCCAACCATCAGCGGAATCAAAATTCCTTTAAAAGAAATTTGCGATATCAAAACCATTACAGGCCCGGCATTTATTTACAGAGATAATACCAAGCGTTTTATAGGGGTTAAATTTTCTGTTCGTGATCGAGATTTAGGAAGTACCATTGCTGAAGCACAATCAAAAGTAAATAAATTGAAACTTCCAGCAGGTTACACAACAGGCTGGACAGGAGAATTTGAAAATCAAGTTCGTGCTAGTGCTCGTTTAGCACAAGTTGTACCCATTAGTTTAATTGGAATTTTTGTTCTTTTATTTATTTTGTTTGGAAACTTTAAGGATTCTCTTCTGGTTCTTGCCAACGTTCCATTTGCCATTATTGGCGGAATCATTGCGCTTCACATTACAGGAATGAATTTCGGAATTTCTGCTGGAGTTGGATTTATTGCTCTTTTAGGAATTTGTATTCAAAATGGAGTTATTCTGATCTCTGAATTCCATCATAATCTTAAAGCAAAATTCTCACTCGAAGAATCCATTTATAGAGGAGTAAAAGCCAGAACAAGAGCTGTAGTTATGACTGCGTTAATGGCTTCTATTGGTCTTATGCCTGCTGCAATTTCTACAGGAATTGGTTCAGAATCTCAAAAACCACTTGCTATTGTAATTATCGGTGGCTTAATGACAGCTACAGTCTTAACTTTATTAGTATTCCCAATATTATTCTGGGTATTCAATAGAAAAAAAGATGTGCCAATAGAATAA
- a CDS encoding efflux RND transporter periplasmic adaptor subunit, with protein sequence MKHTLFIGIAIASLSLAGCKKQVENPETNTSFVLSNTMLKSTTTAEAKIQPLKNELSFYGKITADNNKMIDVYPLVGGNVMKVNVELGDYVKKGQVLATIKSTDVADFEKQSIDAKSDLLVAKNNLKVAQELFDGKLNSESDVLQAKSEVNKAQSQLSKIQETYKIYNIKAGSIYEVTAPISGFIIQKSINQDMLLRNDRSENIFDIAEISEVWAMANINEIDINKVKLGTSAAVTTLSYPDRIFQGKVDKIYNVIDPETKAMQARIKLSNPDYMLKPDMNANIKLSFNENQSMIAVPSKAIVFDKSKNFVVVFKDRNNIETRQVEVYRVVGDTTYISSGLKENEKVITNNQLFIYGALNN encoded by the coding sequence ATGAAACATACATTATTCATAGGAATCGCAATTGCAAGTCTATCCCTAGCAGGCTGTAAAAAACAAGTAGAGAATCCTGAAACAAATACGTCTTTTGTTTTAAGTAATACAATGCTAAAAAGCACTACAACAGCCGAAGCTAAAATTCAGCCCTTGAAAAACGAACTTAGTTTTTACGGAAAAATTACTGCCGACAACAATAAAATGATTGATGTTTACCCGCTAGTTGGCGGGAATGTTATGAAGGTAAATGTTGAACTTGGTGATTATGTAAAAAAAGGACAAGTTCTGGCAACTATAAAAAGTACCGATGTAGCCGATTTTGAAAAACAATCTATAGATGCTAAAAGTGATTTGCTTGTTGCTAAGAATAATTTAAAAGTTGCTCAAGAATTGTTTGATGGTAAATTAAATTCTGAAAGCGACGTTCTCCAAGCAAAATCTGAAGTGAATAAAGCTCAGTCCCAATTAAGTAAAATTCAAGAAACTTATAAAATTTACAATATCAAAGCGGGATCTATTTACGAAGTAACGGCACCAATAAGCGGTTTTATTATTCAAAAAAGCATTAATCAAGATATGCTTTTACGTAACGACCGTTCTGAGAACATATTTGATATTGCAGAAATCAGTGAAGTTTGGGCAATGGCCAATATTAATGAAATTGACATCAATAAAGTAAAGTTAGGAACTTCTGCTGCCGTAACTACCTTAAGCTACCCAGATAGAATATTTCAAGGAAAAGTAGACAAAATCTACAATGTAATTGATCCAGAAACTAAGGCAATGCAGGCTAGAATCAAACTAAGCAATCCAGATTATATGCTTAAGCCAGATATGAATGCTAATATTAAATTGTCTTTCAACGAAAATCAATCTATGATAGCCGTGCCGAGTAAAGCAATTGTTTTTGATAAAAGTAAAAACTTTGTTGTAGTATTTAAAGACCGTAATAATATAGAAACAAGACAGGTCGAAGTTTACAGAGTTGTTGGTGATACTACTTACATTTCAAGTGGATTAAAAGAGAATGAAAAAGTAATCACAAACAATCAGCTATTTATTTATGGTGCTTTAAACAATTAA
- a CDS encoding PhoH family protein produces the protein MNERIIELVDIAPKEFWGAQDSHLEIIKKYYPKLKIVARGTTLKAFGEKEVLDEFEKRFQRLMLHFTRYNNIDDNVIERVIMSDGQEEKRAYDHDKILVHGVGGKIIKAMTPNQQLLVDTIKKNDMVFAIGPAGTGKTYTGVAMAVKMLKDKEVKRIILTRPAVEAGENLGFLPGDMKEKLDPYMQPLYDALRDMLPNEKLEDYILKGIIQIAPLAFMRGRTLDNAFVILDEAQNTTHSQMKMFLTRMGKNAKFMITGDPGQVDLPRRTISGLKEAILVLKDIEGIGIIYLDDKDIVRHRLVKKVIDAYKQIENHD, from the coding sequence TTGAACGAAAGAATAATCGAGCTAGTAGATATTGCACCAAAAGAATTTTGGGGCGCGCAGGACAGCCATTTAGAAATTATTAAAAAGTATTACCCGAAGCTTAAAATCGTAGCACGAGGGACAACTTTAAAGGCATTTGGCGAAAAAGAAGTTTTAGACGAATTCGAAAAAAGATTTCAAAGATTAATGCTTCATTTTACACGTTACAATAATATTGACGATAATGTAATTGAGCGTGTAATTATGAGTGATGGTCAGGAAGAAAAAAGAGCTTACGATCATGATAAAATCTTAGTTCATGGTGTTGGCGGTAAGATTATCAAAGCAATGACGCCAAATCAGCAATTGCTGGTTGATACGATTAAGAAAAACGATATGGTCTTTGCTATTGGTCCTGCCGGAACCGGAAAAACGTATACCGGTGTCGCTATGGCGGTTAAAATGCTAAAAGATAAAGAGGTAAAAAGGATCATTCTAACGCGTCCAGCGGTTGAAGCCGGAGAAAATCTCGGATTCCTTCCTGGTGATATGAAAGAAAAACTGGATCCTTACATGCAGCCATTATATGATGCATTGCGTGATATGCTTCCAAATGAAAAATTAGAGGATTATATTTTGAAAGGAATAATTCAGATTGCGCCACTCGCTTTTATGCGCGGTCGTACGCTTGACAATGCCTTTGTAATCCTTGATGAAGCACAAAACACCACACATTCACAAATGAAAATGTTTTTAACCCGTATGGGAAAAAACGCCAAGTTTATGATTACGGGTGATCCAGGACAAGTCGATTTGCCAAGAAGAACAATTTCTGGTCTGAAAGAAGCGATTTTGGTTCTGAAAGACATAGAAGGCATCGGAATTATTTATCTGGATGATAAAGATATCGTTCGCCATAGATTGGTTAAAAAGGTAATTGATGCCTACAAGCAAATAGAGAATCACGATTAA
- a CDS encoding phosphoribosylaminoimidazolesuccinocarboxamide synthase yields the protein MSNTITTTNFNFPNQKSVYRGKVREVYNINDELLVMVATDRLSAFDVVLPKGIPYKGQILNQIATKFMELTQDIVPNWLIATPDPNVAVGHLCEPFKVEMVIRGYLSGHAAREYAVGRKQICGVTMAEGLKENDKFPEPIITPTTKADNGSHDEDISREDILAKGIVSEEDYLVLEKYTRALFQRGTEIAAKRGLILVDTKYEFGKTKDGVIVLIDEIHTPDSSRYFYADGYAERQANGEEQKQLSKEFVRRWLIENGFQGQEGQQIPNMTDEYIESVSERYIELFENILGEKFVKADIDNIDQRIEKNVLGYLSSK from the coding sequence ATGAGCAATACAATTACAACTACAAATTTTAATTTCCCAAATCAGAAATCAGTTTACCGCGGAAAAGTTAGAGAAGTTTATAATATCAATGACGAACTTTTGGTAATGGTGGCAACTGACAGACTTTCTGCTTTTGATGTAGTTTTGCCAAAAGGAATTCCATACAAAGGACAAATCTTAAATCAGATTGCTACTAAATTTATGGAATTGACTCAAGATATTGTTCCTAATTGGTTAATTGCAACTCCAGATCCAAACGTTGCTGTTGGACATTTATGTGAGCCTTTTAAAGTAGAAATGGTAATTCGTGGTTACTTGTCTGGACACGCAGCTCGCGAATATGCAGTAGGAAGAAAACAAATCTGCGGTGTTACTATGGCAGAAGGTTTAAAAGAAAACGATAAATTCCCAGAACCAATTATTACACCAACTACAAAAGCAGATAATGGCTCTCACGACGAAGATATTTCTCGTGAAGATATTTTGGCAAAAGGAATTGTTTCTGAAGAAGATTATTTAGTTTTAGAAAAATATACTCGTGCTTTATTTCAAAGAGGAACTGAAATTGCTGCAAAACGCGGATTGATTTTAGTGGATACAAAATATGAGTTCGGAAAAACAAAAGACGGTGTTATTGTTTTAATTGACGAAATTCATACTCCAGATTCTTCTCGTTACTTCTACGCTGACGGATATGCTGAAAGACAGGCTAATGGAGAGGAACAAAAACAATTATCTAAAGAATTTGTTCGCCGCTGGTTGATCGAAAATGGTTTTCAAGGTCAGGAAGGACAGCAAATTCCAAATATGACAGACGAATATATCGAGTCTGTTTCAGAAAGATACATCGAATTATTTGAGAATATCTTAGGAGAAAAATTTGTAAAAGCTGATATTGATAATATTGATCAACGTATTGAAAAAAACGTATTAGGTTACCTTTCTTCAAAATAG
- a CDS encoding SAM hydrolase/SAM-dependent halogenase family protein: protein MSIITLTTDYGLKDHFVGSLKGKILSENPEVQIIDISHDIDPFNTAEASYIIGASYLSFPKGTVHLIGVDIERNKENQHIAMQWNDHYFICADNGILSMLTQKIVPQKIVAINIHDRFPIEATDLDIFIQVASHLSRGGLLNVIGKEISSIKEATELQALVADDGNSIKGNIIYIDHFGNVVTNISKRQFLEISRGRPYEIVMNPKSIKTILPNYSAIATSDKYPIKTYEGEKLAIFNEAGFLEIAIFRSNPSKVGSANSLLGLNYRDVITIKFS from the coding sequence ATGTCAATAATTACCCTTACTACAGACTACGGCTTGAAAGATCACTTTGTGGGGTCGCTGAAGGGTAAAATACTTTCTGAAAATCCAGAAGTTCAGATCATTGACATTTCTCATGATATTGATCCCTTTAATACTGCCGAAGCAAGCTATATTATCGGAGCCTCTTATTTGAGCTTTCCAAAAGGAACTGTTCACCTTATTGGAGTTGATATTGAGCGCAATAAAGAGAACCAGCACATAGCGATGCAATGGAACGATCATTATTTTATTTGTGCCGATAACGGAATCCTGAGTATGCTAACGCAAAAAATCGTTCCTCAAAAAATTGTGGCAATTAACATTCATGATCGCTTCCCAATTGAGGCTACCGATTTGGATATTTTTATTCAAGTAGCTTCTCACTTATCTAGAGGCGGTTTGCTAAATGTAATAGGAAAAGAAATTTCGTCTATAAAAGAAGCAACCGAATTACAGGCTCTTGTAGCCGACGACGGAAATTCTATAAAAGGCAACATCATTTACATTGATCATTTTGGAAACGTTGTAACTAATATTTCTAAAAGACAATTCTTAGAAATTTCACGCGGACGTCCGTACGAAATTGTGATGAACCCTAAAAGCATCAAAACCATTCTGCCGAATTATTCGGCTATTGCAACTTCAGACAAATATCCGATTAAAACGTACGAAGGAGAAAAACTGGCTATTTTTAATGAAGCAGGTTTTCTTGAAATTGCCATTTTTAGAAGCAATCCTTCTAAAGTGGGTTCTGCCAATAGTTTGTTGGGATTAAATTATCGCGATGTAATTACGATTAAATTTTCGTAA